A stretch of DNA from Bacteroidales bacterium:
TTGAACTGCTCTGATGCTGATACTGAGAAATACATTAAAATATTTACTTTGTTTTCAAAACAGGAAATAAATGACCTGATTAATCAGCATCAACAATTCCCGGAAAAAAGAATACTGCAGAAAGCTATGGCAAAAGATATTACCGTTAGGGTTCACTCCGAACGCGAATATGAAACTGCCTGCAGGGCGTCGGAAATATTATTTGGTAAAGGAACAGCAGAAACATTGCAATCACTTGACGAGCAAACATTTCTTTCTGTTTTTGAAGGCGTACCTCAATATGAAGTTTCTCCACTTGATTTACAATCAGGTATTGAAATTACGGAACTGCTCACCATAAAGACAAATATAATTCCTTCAAAAAGTGAAGCAAGAAGGTTGTTCAAAGAAGGTTGCCTGCTGGTTAACAAACAAAAAATGCAGGAAGGAATAAGTATTGATAGAGCATCGTTGCTTAATGAAAAATACATCCTGGTGCAGAAGGGAAAGAAGAATTATTTTCTTTTAATCTGCAAAAATCAAACTCCCGATTAATTTTCAGTGGCTTCTGTAAGAAAATTGCTTATTACTTTTTGAAGCGAAGTTTTGTCAATAGGTTTCAAAACAAAACTAACGAAATATTTTTTCATTATTTTTTCAATTTCTTCCTCTGTTGAATAAGCTGTCATTGCAATAATCGGCAGTTTGTCATTCATGGATTGTATTTCAGCAGCTGCTTGAATACCCGACATGCCGCTTTCCAGATTAATATCCATCAGTACAATATTATAATCAGACCTTTTCACCAGTTCAATGGCAAGCATTCCGGTAGTGGCAATGTCAACTTCAAAATTGTTTTTCAGGTAAGCATTAATTAAATCGCCGTTAACTTTATTATCATCAACTACCAGAATTTTATATTTTATTTTTTTGCCGGATTTCTTTTTTGTTTTTTTTATTTCGGATTCAGAGTTCTCCATCGTTATAAGGCTATGTGGTGCCGCAGGAATATAAACTGTAAAAACAGAACCTTTGCCAAGTGTGCTTTCTACAATAATAAACCCCTTCATTAACTCTACCATTTTTTTGCTCAAAGATAAGCCTAGACCACTTCCCGAATATTTTCTGTTCAATCCTTCACTAACCTGCCTGAATTCTTCAAAAATCATCTGATAGTCTTCCCTGGAGATACCGATACCCGTGTCAATAAAACTAATATATACATACCCTTTTTCGTTTTGCTCCGAATAGCCAGTTTTTATAGTAATGCTTCCTTTTTCAGTATAGTTTATTGCATTATTGATAAGATTCTTAAATACCTGAAGAATATAGTTTTCGTTAAAAGATGCAATTTTCTGTTCGTGATATTTTTTGATTATTGTAAGGCCTTTTTTATGTGCTTCAGGTTCAAGACTTATCACAGCCATATCAACAAACCTGTTGATGTCTGTACTGATAATATCAAGTTGTTTTTTACTAGCTTCAAACTGTGATATCTGTATGATGGAATTCAGGGTGTTCATGAGGCGATCACCTGATTCTAAAATGTTATCCACCATATTTAGGGATTCTGGATCTTTAGCCTTACTTTTCAACAGAGAAGCAAAACCAAGTATTCCTGTCATAGGTGTTCTTAGTTCATGATTCATATTTGCAATAAGTGAGGTTTTCAAACGGTTGGATTCTTCTGCTTTTTCTTTCGCCTTAATAAGTAGTGTTTCTGAATTTTTTTTATAAATCAATGCAGCAATCTGCTCAGAAACAAAACTCAGCAAATCTTTATCGTATGTAGTAAAGTTAACCTCCTCTTCATAACTTTGTATGGCGATGACACCAATAACCTTGTTTTGTGTAATCAATGGCACACCAAGCCATTTGGCCGACATGGGTCCAATCATTTCTATTTCGCCCGACATTTGTAATTGTTTCAGCATAAGAGGGGTTAAAAGAACAGGCGAGCCGTGGCGTAATACATATTCGGTAATTCCTCTTCTTAATTTTCTCGGCTTAGGTTTTTCATCATATTTGTCAACAAAATAAGGAAATGTAATAAAATCATTGTCTTCATCATAAAGAGCAATGTAGAAATTATCAGCATTTATTAGTTCACTAATGTAAATATGGATTGATTTGTAAAGGTCTTCAACGTCTTTTGAAGTATGTATAAGTTGGGATATTTTAAAAATTGTGTCCCGGACTTTTTCTGTATGTTTCAGTGATGTAATATCCCTATAAAAGTTCATTATGGCTTGAATTCCACCATATTCAATAACAGAACCATTTATTATGATATTAATTTCAACACCTTTTTTGTTATGATGCACGGATTCAAAATTCTTACAGGAACTATTATTTTCAATATTTATTAACTGTTGTTTGTCTGATTCAAAATTTTGACAAAGCCTGGTATAGCTCATTCCTTTAAGTTCATCAATAGAATACAAATACATTTCCGAGGCTTTTTCGTTTGCCGTTAAGATTGAATTAGTTGCTGGGTCAATGATAAGAATAGCAACGCTTGAGTTTTCGAAAATGGTTCGGTATTGAGCTTCTGAACGTTCTAATTCTAAAATGGCTTTTTTTTGTTCGGTTATGTCCCGGATAATACGGCCGATATAAGAATTATTCTGTGTTTTTATGCCGAATGATGACAAGTATATGTATTTTTCTATACCATCTGGAGTATATATTTTTCCTTCAATGTTATGATCGCTTTTATTCACATCCGGAAACTCAAGTGCTATGAGGCTGTTATTTTTTAATTTTTGGTAAAACTCTGGTGTTTTTTTTCCGGGATGCATCATTTCAAACTCAACATCCCAGTGATATTTTCCAATAGCTTTTTCAGCTGACAACCCGGTAATCATGTACATACTTTCATTCCATTCAATAATCCTTCCCTGACTGTCGTTCAGCATGATGCCTTCAACGGATTGTTCGATGACATTTCTGAATTTATCTTCACTCTGAAGAAGGGCGGCTTCAGTAATTTTTCGCTTGCCGGCTTCATCCTGTAATCTTTCTATAGTTGTGTTTAATAAAAATGTTCGTTTTTCTACTTCTTTTTCTAGCTCATCTTTTTCGTATTTGCTCATTATTTCAGAATCCCTGAACTTTGTTATTTCATTGAAAATCCCAATTATATAGGCTTTATGTTCACTGTCATAAAATATGTTTTTTTTCGACAGTACCGTATAAACACCTCCCTTTGTTGTTGTGATTTGCTGTTCCACAACGGACTCTTTTCCGCAAGCAATAACTTCTGTATCCTGAGCTTCAAAACGCCCTGCAACGCTGTCGGAAAAAATAACATTGCTTTTTTTGCCGTAAATATCTTTATAAGAAACATTAAGGAACTTACAGAAAGCTTTGTTAACATAAAACCAATTTGAATTAGCATCTTTGATAAAGAATGGCTCAGGCAAATCATGCAAGATGTTAAGGTATCGTGAACAATTAACCTTAAAAAAATTTTTTACTTCCTCAGGCAATTCGTAAGAATAAAAATCGTTATTTTCATCACCAGTTAAATCGTCTATCAGCAAAATACGATTGGATTTGTTTTTATCCAGTTCTTTTACAAATTTTAATAAATCAACTTTATTATTAAATTCTCGTAACATATCATTTCATTTTGTTAGGTAGCCCGATTATAAACGTGCTACCTGTATTTTCTTTGCTGTCAATTCTTAGGTACCCGTTATTTTTTTCAACAAGTTCTTTGCATAAAATGAGCCCCAGTCCGCTTCCTGTTTCTGATTCGGTACCGGGGGTTTTGATCTTTTCATCAATTTTAAAAATTTTATCTATGTGTTCTTTTTTTATGCCGACACCGTTATCGGAAACAGATATTTCCACAAAATCACTCATCTGTGTGTTTTCTGAAACACCTGAAGCAGAAACCCTGACGAACCCACTGCGGTTTGTGTACTTAATGGAATTGGATACCAGGTTGCGTATTATAGTTTTCACCATGTTGCTATCGGCATATATGGCAAGGTTCTCCGGTATATCAGAAATGATTTTAATCTGTTTGATTTTTGCACGGTACTGCAACACATCAATAGCTTCAAAAACAACGTGCCCCACATCAAGCATTTCCGGCTTAAACCCCATTTTCCCTGTTTGAGAGTTAGCCCATTCAAGCAGGTTTTGAATTAATTTTAGCAACGACTCTGTTGAAAGCTGAATATTGTTAATGTAATTTATTTTATCCTGTTCCGCAAGCGATTTGTAATTTTCAGTTAAAATTCCCGAAAACCCTAGAATAGCATTCAGAGGGTCTTTCAAATCGTGAGCAATGATTGAAAAAAAGCGGTCTTTGGTGGCAACAAGGTTTTTAAGCTCTTCATTTCTGACTTTTAAAAGATTTTCCATGCTTTTTCTTTCAGAAATATCCCTGCTGATACTTAATAAATGTGGTTTGCCTTTTATCAGGATCAATTCAGCCGACATATCTATAATTCTTTTAGTTCCGTTTTTATTTTGTACAATAATCTCCAGATTATGGCAATGGCCATAAGTTTTAACGTCATGCAACAATTTATCTCTGTCTTTAGGATTATCCCAGATGTTGATATCCAGGGTTGACTTGCCTTTAAGGTCTTCAGGGGCATAACCGGTATATTTTGTAAAAGTATCATTTGAATCAATATAATAACCGTCCTCAATCCGGGTTACAAGAATTGCGTCAGGGCCTTTGTCAAATATTATCTGCAGTTGTTCCTTGGCTTCCTTAAGGCCTTGTTCGGCTTCCTTTTGCCGCGTAAAATCCATAATAGCACAGCTTAACCCAAAAACCTTACCTGCAGAATCAAATAAAGGAATATAGCTCCCGTAAACATTTGCTTTCTTCCCCTTTTCAAACTCAATATCATCTATAACTTCTACTGTCTTAGCACTATTAA
This window harbors:
- a CDS encoding PAS domain S-box protein, translated to MLREFNNKVDLLKFVKELDKNKSNRILLIDDLTGDENNDFYSYELPEEVKNFFKVNCSRYLNILHDLPEPFFIKDANSNWFYVNKAFCKFLNVSYKDIYGKKSNVIFSDSVAGRFEAQDTEVIACGKESVVEQQITTTKGGVYTVLSKKNIFYDSEHKAYIIGIFNEITKFRDSEIMSKYEKDELEKEVEKRTFLLNTTIERLQDEAGKRKITEAALLQSEDKFRNVIEQSVEGIMLNDSQGRIIEWNESMYMITGLSAEKAIGKYHWDVEFEMMHPGKKTPEFYQKLKNNSLIALEFPDVNKSDHNIEGKIYTPDGIEKYIYLSSFGIKTQNNSYIGRIIRDITEQKKAILELERSEAQYRTIFENSSVAILIIDPATNSILTANEKASEMYLYSIDELKGMSYTRLCQNFESDKQQLINIENNSSCKNFESVHHNKKGVEINIIINGSVIEYGGIQAIMNFYRDITSLKHTEKVRDTIFKISQLIHTSKDVEDLYKSIHIYISELINADNFYIALYDEDNDFITFPYFVDKYDEKPKPRKLRRGITEYVLRHGSPVLLTPLMLKQLQMSGEIEMIGPMSAKWLGVPLITQNKVIGVIAIQSYEEEVNFTTYDKDLLSFVSEQIAALIYKKNSETLLIKAKEKAEESNRLKTSLIANMNHELRTPMTGILGFASLLKSKAKDPESLNMVDNILESGDRLMNTLNSIIQISQFEASKKQLDIISTDINRFVDMAVISLEPEAHKKGLTIIKKYHEQKIASFNENYILQVFKNLINNAINYTEKGSITIKTGYSEQNEKGYVYISFIDTGIGISREDYQMIFEEFRQVSEGLNRKYSGSGLGLSLSKKMVELMKGFIIVESTLGKGSVFTVYIPAAPHSLITMENSESEIKKTKKKSGKKIKYKILVVDDNKVNGDLINAYLKNNFEVDIATTGMLAIELVKRSDYNIVLMDINLESGMSGIQAAAEIQSMNDKLPIIAMTAYSTEEEIEKIMKKYFVSFVLKPIDKTSLQKVISNFLTEATEN